The following are encoded in a window of Ricinus communis isolate WT05 ecotype wild-type chromosome 4, ASM1957865v1, whole genome shotgun sequence genomic DNA:
- the LOC8259964 gene encoding E3 ubiquitin-protein ligase MARCHF1 isoform X1, with amino-acid sequence MQLVSNDSQKEDISEREPILRQSNIVQRSEESSSSCEITSIGQDCDGDDLESVHVDETCHLVNPDQPQCRICLDNGGEDLIAPCHCKGTQKYVHRSCLDNWRSTKEGFAFAHCTECRASFILRANVPPDRWWLRLKFQFLVARDHVFIFVVVQLIVAFLGMFVYKFYGEELREMFGYEEHPYGFYTVAVLAIVLVGLLYGFFIAIICGQRINERHYHVLAKQELTKEYVVEDREASKNVPELDATHVTELRMLGLY; translated from the exons ATGCAATTAGTATCAAATGATAGTCAAAAGGAAGATATTTCAGAACGTGAACCCATTTTACGCCAATCTAACATTGTGCAACGATCTGAAGAATCATCATCTTCATGTGAGATTACATCAATTGGACAGGATTGTGATGGTGACGATTTGGAAAGTGTTCATGTTGATGAAACTTGTCATCTAGTGAATCCAGACCAACCACAATGCCGTATTTGCCTTGATAACGGAG GAGAAGACCTAATTGCACCATGCCATTGCAAAGGCACTCAGAAATATGTTCATAGATCATGTCTTGATAACTGGAGGTCAACTAAG GAAGGATTTGCTTTTGCTCACTGCACAGAGTGTAGGGCTTCCTTCATATTACGAGCCAATGTTCCACCAGATCGCTGGTGGTTGAGATTGAAATTTCAGTTTCTTGTTGCCAGGGACCACGTGTTCATTTTTGTAGTTGTTCAGTTG ATTGTTGCATTCTTGGGGATGTTTGTCTACAAATTTTATGGAGAAGAGCTCAGAGAAATGTTTGGCTATGAAGAACATCCTTATGGCTTTTACACCGTGGCTG TTTTAGCTATTGTTTTGGTGGGTTTGCTCTATGGTTTCTTCATTGCCATAATATGCGGACAGAGGATCAATGAACGCCATTACCATGTTCTCGCCAAACAAGAACTAACAAAG GAATATGTGGTAGAAGACCGAGAAGCTAGTAAAAATGTCCCTGAACTTGATGCTACCCATGTCACAGAGCTAAGAATGTTGGGCCTTTATTAG
- the LOC8259964 gene encoding uncharacterized protein LOC8259964 isoform X2, with product MQLVSNDSQKEDISEREPILRQSNIVQRSEESSSSCEITSIGQDCDGDDLESVHVDETCHLVNPDQPQCRICLDNGGEDLIAPCHCKGTQKYVHRSCLDNWRSTKIVAFLGMFVYKFYGEELREMFGYEEHPYGFYTVAVLAIVLVGLLYGFFIAIICGQRINERHYHVLAKQELTKEYVVEDREASKNVPELDATHVTELRMLGLY from the exons ATGCAATTAGTATCAAATGATAGTCAAAAGGAAGATATTTCAGAACGTGAACCCATTTTACGCCAATCTAACATTGTGCAACGATCTGAAGAATCATCATCTTCATGTGAGATTACATCAATTGGACAGGATTGTGATGGTGACGATTTGGAAAGTGTTCATGTTGATGAAACTTGTCATCTAGTGAATCCAGACCAACCACAATGCCGTATTTGCCTTGATAACGGAG GAGAAGACCTAATTGCACCATGCCATTGCAAAGGCACTCAGAAATATGTTCATAGATCATGTCTTGATAACTGGAGGTCAACTAAG ATTGTTGCATTCTTGGGGATGTTTGTCTACAAATTTTATGGAGAAGAGCTCAGAGAAATGTTTGGCTATGAAGAACATCCTTATGGCTTTTACACCGTGGCTG TTTTAGCTATTGTTTTGGTGGGTTTGCTCTATGGTTTCTTCATTGCCATAATATGCGGACAGAGGATCAATGAACGCCATTACCATGTTCTCGCCAAACAAGAACTAACAAAG GAATATGTGGTAGAAGACCGAGAAGCTAGTAAAAATGTCCCTGAACTTGATGCTACCCATGTCACAGAGCTAAGAATGTTGGGCCTTTATTAG
- the LOC8259963 gene encoding anther-specific proline-rich protein APG — protein MEEGGLVVTFHMLRNGYASPSSSSPPTPPSPLPISVGPGNQKYYFTPSPSPSPSPPFSQPPSSHTSADQNLPLLSEDLVPQVPSAFSLDRPHHNELDSKSSCLQDLLEWFIQKCCNCCSKSL, from the exons ATGGAGGAGGGAGGTCTTGTAGTTACATTTCATATGCTCAGGAATGGTTATGCTTCTCCATCTTCATCATCACCCCCAACACCACCTTCACCCCTTCCTATAAGTGTAGGACCCGGCAATCAAAAATACTACTTCACGCCGTCTCCGTCTCCGTCTCCATCCCCGCCCTTTTCACAGCCTCCTTCCAGCCACACATCGGCTGATCAAAATCTTCCCCTTTTATCTGAAGACTTGGTTCCCCAGGTGCCATCAGCATTTTCTTTGGACCGTCCGCACCACAATGAATTGGATTCTAAGAGTTCTTGCCTTCAAGACTT GCTTGAATGGTTTATACAGAAATGCTGCAATTGCTGTTCCAAGTCTCTCTGA
- the LOC8259962 gene encoding mediator of RNA polymerase II transcription subunit 8 translates to MMQDQQPSAPQMVMAERLNPAVQQQLNLESVKTRAISLFKAISRILEEFDAYARSNANPKWQDILGQYSMVNLELFNIVDEIKKVSKAFVVHPKNVNAENATILPVMLSSKLLLEMEIDDNSKREQLLQGLQNLPVSSQIEKLKTRIDMIAAACESAEKVLADTRKAYQIGTRQGPTIIPTLDKTQAAKIQEQENLLRAAVNFGEGLGMAADQRQITSALPMHLADVLTVGDGVHNFSDSAGMYMKSTPPLSSNSINNQGPLLQASGSALMGRSAASPSAGTNTTSFDNTTTSPLPYANSPRSGTNMMNTPSPQQQTQQQQQQQQRQKIMQLPQHQQQLLAQQLRQSSMQGLGQNQLPQLHDLQGQGQQKFQPLHGQHQMQFSQSLGHQQFQGRQLPSGHVQHGMGQSPLNQGNPLNRHLSQFSGTANSALFNAAQGSPNTQMIPNMSATMSSQPLVPRMQFGLTGSNAQRSHASQILNDQMFNMGVSNPGSMMPIQPQQSQQQQQQQQLGSQGAFGNMPPNAQNLQSSMVALQNASQNHPNFVQQRQQNQQ, encoded by the exons ATGATGCAAGACCAACAACCATCAGCCCCGCAGATGGTGATGGCGGAGAGACTGAACCCCGCTGTACAACAGCAGCTCAATTTGGAGTCTGTAAAAACTAGAGCTATCAGCCTTTTCAAAGCCATCTCTCGCATCCTCGAAGAATTCGATGCCTATGCTCGCTCCAATGCTAACCCTAAATG GCAAGATATTCTCGGGCAATATTCTATGGTGAACCTGGAGCTTTTCAACATCGTGGATGAGATTAAGAAGGTTTCCAAGGCTTTTGTAGTCCATCCCAAGAATGTAAATGCCGAAAATGCTACAA TTTTGCCAGTTATGCTATCCTCAAAACTACTGCTGGAGATGGAAATAGATGACAATTCTAAGAGAGAGCAATTGCTTCAGGGGTTGCAAAATTTGCCTGTATCCTCACAAATTGAGAAGTTAAAG ACTAGAATTGATATGATTGCAGCAGCTTGTGAAAGTGCTGAAAAAGTATTAGCTGATACTCGTAAAGCTTATCAAATTGGTACCCGACAAGGACCGACAATTATTCCAACTTTAGACAAGACTCAGGCTGCAAAAATTCAAGAACAAGAGAACTTACTCCGTGCTGCTGTTAATTTTGGTGAAG GACTTGGAATGGCTGCAGACCAGAGGCAGATTACTTCAGCACTACCAATGCATCTGGCAGATGTGCTGACTGTGGGTGATGGAGTGCATAATTTTTCTGATTCTGCTG GGATGTACATGAAAAGTACTCCGCCTTTGTCATCAAATAGCATCAATAATCAGGGGCCTTTGCTACAG GCTTCAGGATCGGCCCTTATGGGAAGATCAGCTGCATCTCCTTCCGCTGGTACAAATACTACTTCCTTTGACAACACTACCACTTCACCGCTACCATATGCCAATTCACCAAGGTCTGGTACAAACATGATGAACACCCCTTCTCCTCAACAACAAAcccaacagcagcagcagcagcagcaaagGCAAAAGATAATGCAATTACCTCAGCATCAACAGCAGCTCCTTGCTCAGCAGCTCAGACAATCTTCAATGCAGGGATTGGGGCAG AACCAGCTGCCACAGCTGCATGATTTGCAGGGACAAGGTCAGCAGAAGTTTCAGCCG TTACATGGACAACATCAGATGCAATTTTCTCAATCACTAGGGCACCAGCAATTTCAGGGTAGGCAACTGCCCTCTGGACATGTTCAGCATGGCATGGGTCAAAGCCCACTTAATCAAGGAAATCCTTTAAATCGCCATTTAAGTCAGTTTTCCGGGACTGCAAATAGTGCACTGTTTAATGCTGCGCAGGGGTCACCAAATACCCAGATG ATTCCAAACATGTCTGCTACAATGTCGTCTCAGCCACTTGTACCACGGATGCAG TTTGGACTAACTGGTAGCAATGCCCAGAGGAGTCATGCATCTCAAATTCTGAATGATCAGA TGTTTAATATGGGAGTGTCCAACCCTGGTAGTATGATGCCCATACAGCCGCAGCAGtcgcagcagcagcagcagcagcaacagctTGGTTCTCAAGGTGCATTTGGCAATATGCCACCGAATGCTCAGAATTTGCAATCTAGTATGGTAGCTCTTCAGAATGCATCACAAAATCACCCCAATTTCGTACAACAGAGACAGCAAAATCAGCAGTGA